GCATAGCCATTACAGGAACTTGCTGTTTCAAATCAAAAATGTACCAGCTCATTCCCGCCAGGAGCAAGAATACTGCAGCAACAGAAGCAATACGAACCAAACTTAATAAATTTAATCTAACCGTCTTCTTCTGATGTCCTATCACATCACTTTGCTGCCAAAGGGTAACATCATACAGTTTACGCATAGCCATCAACTCATCCCGATTTTTCGGGTCATTCTTCACCCATGCCATGATCCGGTCTTTCTCATCTTCCGATGCCCAACCTGCTATATATTTTTTTATTAAATCTTGTTCCATCATTTTTATTGTAAGATATAATCAGCCTTACATCATATCGACGACTGATGATTACATATCCCTAAACGAAAAGTCATTTTATTTGAAAAAAAAGAAGAAATAAAATAAAGGAAGATAGTCTTTAAGACTTATACGTAAAGCCTTCAATACTTTGGTTATATGATATTCAACACTTTTCACACTAAGCTTCAGTTTGTCTGCTATTTCTTTATTTGTTTTATTATCAAAGCGACTCATTTCGAAAATAAGTTGAGTCTGTTCCGGAAAAGTAGCAAGTGTATTACGGATGATCAGTTGTATCTCTGTCGTAAAAACCTCTTCCGGATCACAGGATTCCAGCATGGAGATACGCATATCCAGTTCTTCCTGATGAGCTGTCTTCATATTACTGAAAGCTTCCTCTTTCACAGCCTCATGTTTCAGATAATCGAGTGATCTATTTTTCAAAAGAGTCAACAGGAAAGCATCCGGATTGTTTATACCTCCCCTTCTAATCTCTGTCCACAACCGGATAAGCACCTCAGATGCAATATCTTCCGCAGCCATCTCATTATGTATATACGACATCGTAAAAAGGAATGATTTCCTATAAAATCGTTTATAAAGATCTTCAAACTCCATATATGACTCTCCCCATAATACTCTAACGCCTTTTTATATGGTCAGCGCTGACAAAATTAAACTATTGCATCAGATCAGGTTATTAAAATTCAATGATAAAACATTTACAAATTCAAGTCAGCATCAGTATGTACCATAGTCACCTCCTTGAACGCATACCGCCTCAACTCCCCGTCACGCAGTTCGAGTATCAGATGTCCGGTCAGTTCTACCCCTTTTATGCAAGCTTCGAAGAGACCGTTCTCATCGCGATAGGGATGGAAGCCACTCCCACGATACAAGGCAATCCTGTAATCATTCCGGATATCGTCCTCTTTCTCCCGGATCAAGTCGACATAACGTTCATAAAGACGTTTCCGGAACTTGTTCAGGATTTCCTCCCGGTCATATTCCAGTCCCGTTATCTGTGTCAGCGACACCGGATTCGGAGCATCGCTCAGGAACTCCCGCTGGTTGATATTGATACCGATACCGAGCACGGAGCAATACAGCTCACGACCGGAAAGGTCATTCTCAATCAGCATACCGCATATCTTCCGGTCACGCCAGTAAATATCGTTCGGCCATTTCACCGTCACATCGTCTACATATTCATCGAGCGTTTCCTTTACACTCAGCGCCGTTATCTGAGAGATCAGAAACTGACGGTTTGCCGGCAGAAAGTCCGGATAAAGAATGATACTGAACATCAAGTTCTTTCCGCCCTCCGACTCCCAGGTATTACCGACCTGGCCACGCCCGGCAGTCTGAAAGTTGGTAACAACGACACTACCTTCCGGCAACGGCTCTTTTCCGACCAGTCCCCGAAGATAATTATTGGTAGAGGTAGTCTCCTCCAAACGGATCATCCGCGGTATTTCATTTTCGTCACTCATTGTACATCTCCCTTATTTTCTTCGGCAGCTTGGCTATCACTTCGCGGTAGGAATGCTGAATCCAGTAACGTATCTCATCGTCGGGCATGTCCCGTTCCAAAAAGACACCGTTCCAATACTTCTTATTGAAATGGTAAGCCGGTTCAACCGCATTATAGCGGTCGCGCAGCTCTTCCGTATAATCCGTACTGCATTTCAAAGCGACATAAGGCTCTTCGGCATCCAGCGGCAGAAGGGCAAACATCTTATTTTCGACTTTAAAGACTAAAGAGACATCGTCAAACGGAAAACATTCCGTCACGTTCTTCAACGACAAGCAATATTCGCGGGCTTCTTCTATATTCATACGTTTCCTCTATTTCTGTTATCGGCAAGGGGCGTAGAAAGCATCATCGATATGTTCGATCTGAAACCCCTCTTTTCCTTTGACCAGGGTGATGATATCGAAACGAACCGGCATTTCCAGATTAAAATACCGGACATAAGCATCTGCCGCAGCTACAATACGCCTGATCTTTTTATTGTCTACGGCTTCTTCCGGCGACAGAAGGTAATCTTCCGAACGCGTTTTCACCTCGACGACAATCAGTTCCCCCTCTTTCATGGCAACAATATCCAGTTCGTAATGATGCCATCTCCAATTGGTATGCAAAATCGTATAACCCTGGCGGATCAAATAGTCGCGTGCCCTCGCTTCACCATCTTTCCCTAAATCGTTTTGTTCAGCCATCTTATTAATTTGCACAAATATAGGGATTTTCTTTTTTATTTGGGCTTTCACTTGTACATTTGCAAAATATGGCAATAAATCGGAAATACTCGCAAGCACAACCGAATCGCCCGAGGGTGCATAAGGTTACTTTTATGCTCAACGATGAAGAGCAGAAGGCTGTCGACCGCTATCTTGCCAGGTATAACATCGAAAACAAATCCCGCTGGTATCGGGAAACAATCCTTTCACATATACTCAAAACGCTGGAAGAGGATTATCCAACTCTCTTCAAAGAAACGGAAATGAGACGATGAATCCATTTAACGACGAATATTTCATGAAACAGGCACTGGTGGAAGCGCGTGCTGCCGCTGACGAAGGAGAAGTGCCCGTAGGAGCCGTGGTCGTATGTAACAACCAGATCATAGCCCGTGCCCATAACCAGACGGAACGGCTGAACGACCCGACTGCACATGCGGAGATGCTTGCCATTACGGCTGCCGTCAGTGTATTAGGAGCAAAATATCTGACCGGATGCAGTCTGTATGTGACGGTTGAACCCTGTATTATGTGTGCAGGAGCCATCGGCTGGTCGCAACTGAGTACGATCGTATACGGCGCGAGTGATGAGAAAAGAGGATACCAGGCATATGCCCCGAAAGCATTCCATCCAAAAGCTGTCGTAAAAAAAGGTGTGATGGAGAAAGAGTGTACGGAAGAGATGCAGAAATTCTTCCGGCAGAGAAGATAGTTATTCGTTTTCTTCGTAATAATAGGAATAATCAATTCCTTTCATAAATAGTTCACGGTCATTTATCTTGTCGGTCAAAGCATTCTTCAGTAAATGCTTCAACAAGGTACTGTCAGTAGAGCTTTTTACCATGGCATTCAAATAGTCTTTCTTATTGATCAGGCTCCAGTCTACACATTGTTTCAAATGCTTCTTAAAAAGTAAATCCAACCATATCCGCGTACTCCGTCCGTTGCCTTCCATAAAAGGATGAGCAATGTTCATTTCTACGTATTTATCGACTATTTCCTCAAATGTATTTTCGGGCATTTCCTCTATCAGCCTTAATGTACTCCCCAGAAAATGGGATACGGCAAACTGAAAGCCCCCTTTCGATATATTCTTTTGCCTGATCTGACCTGCAAAATCATACAACCCGCCAAACAAGTAGGCATGGATTTTTTGCAAGCTCTTTGCCGTACCGACTTCCGCTTCGCTGATCAGATTACTTTCAAAGAAAGAATAGGCCTTTTTCTTACTTTGCCCGTCAATGCTATTGTCGCTGTAGGTAAACCAATCGAGGAATTTAGTCGCCTTATTATTAGGAAAATATTTGGCAAGGGAGATTACGCCTTCACTATCAAGCGTATCAGTCAAATACTTTTTACCATCCGCTGCTGCTAATTTCAGTTGGTTAGTCGTACTAACCAACTCGTTTTTTTCTCTTTTAAGTTTACTTTTGAGATATTTCCAATAGTTCCTTGTCTTCGTATAGTCATCATGTCCCATTAAGACAGCAACAATATCTAAAACAGAAAACCACCATTTGTTATTATCTTCATCCCAAACAGCACGAACTTCGCGGTCGTTAAAAAAGCGGATCGATATTTTAGCATTATTGGTCATTGCCGATAACCAACTTTACTTCACTTCTTCGAAGTCAACGTACTCGCCTTCGTCTTTTGTAAAGATCTTCTTGCGGTTGACCGAGATATAATCATCTTCAGCCGTATTCGAATGATGTTGCCCGCTAGAGTAACTGCTTGTCTGACGACGCTGTTCCCCTTTCTTTGTATTACTGCTTCCACTACCGAACAACATATTCTTAAATGTACGCAGAATAGAGAATCCCATCAGGAACACTAACAGGATGAAGAAGAAAAACATTACAAACAAAAACTTAAACATAATATTCGTTACTTAGTTGGTTTATAAGAGAAACATATAGAATAGACCTCTTGTTTACTATCTTTTGTTAAAAATAGACAAGAGGATATAGAGGAGAATGGTTCCGGCTATACCCAGCATGCCGAACAAGGCAACGAACAGGACAGCACAACCTACTAATATATAGCGTCTTTCATTACCTTTCCATGCAACCGACTTAATCTTCAACGAGAACATCGGAATTTCAGATACAAGCAATAAAGAGGTAGCCAACGCTACCACCAGGGTAACCACAATGAACAACACAGGCTTTACCTGTGCCAACGGAGCCAGAGAATATCCGGCAGAAGCCCAGAACAGCGCATGCGCAGGAACCGGCATACCGATAAACGATGTTGTTTGCCGTTCATCAATATTGAACTTCGCCAAACGCAGACCGGAGAAAGCCGGGATCACGAAAGCCAAATAAGGAATATAACGACCGATTTCTCCCAACGGAAGACCGGCCTGGCTGAGCATCCAAAATACGATCATACCGGGTGCGACTCCGAAACTGACCATATCCGACAAGGAATCGAGTTCCTTTCCCATCGGGGAATAGGCTTTCAGCAAACGGGCTGCAAAACCGTCCATGAAATCAAAAACGGCAGCAATGATGATCCATATGGCTGCCCACAACAAATTACCCTGCAAAGCCATCACTGTAGCGATGCAACCTGATACAAGACTCATGCAAGTAATTGTATTGGGTATATGTTTTCTAATATTCATCTTCTGTATATTTTCCGGATTCTATTCACACGGGCATTTGCTTAACCGCGCGATCGGTGTCTGGTTACCGGTTACCTTCTGATCCATTTCGATCAGCACTTCTGTCCCTACCGGCAAATAAACATCTACACGCGACCCGAACTTGATAAAACCCATCTGTTCATCCACATGACATTTTTCTCCAACCTTGGCATAGGTGACAATACGTCGGGCAAGTGCCCCTGCAATCTGACGTGCCAGCACATCCACTCCGTTCTTGGTAGTAATGACAACAGCCGATCGTTCATTCTCGGTACTGCTCTTCGGTAAATATGCTGCCATGAATCGTCCGTTATTGTGAGAGACATGTTTCACCGTCCCGTTTACCGGAAACCAGTTGGCATGCACATTGAACACGGACATAAAGATAGATATCTGCAAACATTGCCTATGAAGGATCTCGTTCTCCATCACTTCCTCAATCGCCACGATCGTACCGTCGGCAGGTGCGATCACCAATCCTTCGGAATCATAAGGAAAACGGCGGAACGGACTACGGAAGAAATTCAGGATCAGCAGAAAAAGAATGGTTGAAATCGTAGCAACAGTATAGAACAGTATCCCCTTACCCACGGTATGGTATAATGCGACATTCACGACAAATAATACCGTAAACAACGTAAGTAACAGGCCAGTCCCTTCTTTATGTACTTTCATTCTTCCTTTAAAGCTGCGTTTCTATTTCAATTTGCAAAAGTATTCATTTTTACGGAATAACAAAAACAATTGAGAATTGAAATTTGAGAATTGAAAATTATTGTCCAAACTCTTAATTTTCAATTTTCAATTCTCAATTCTCAATTTTTAATTGCCTCTATTTTCTCTAGCTCCACGTACCAGAGGCAACCTTCTACCCTCTCGTATCCCATTTGGTTGATCAGTTTCATATAATTCTTTACCTGGTTATGATGGCGTTTATCCTGTATCTCTCCGAATTTATAGTCTATTACGATCACTTTATCATCCGATATCATGACCCGGTCGGGACGTTTGGAGAGTCCTTTACCGAAGAGGATATCGACTTCATTCAATACACGCGCCGTACCGTCGTACCAGGGGAAAACTTCCGGTGTATTCAGCAACTCTTCCAGACGGATAACCAAAGATTCGGCTTCCTCCTTGTTTATGATACCTGCCAGGCGGTAGCTTCCGACAGCAGAGGGGATATCTTTCCGGGTACGTATCTGGCTCAGTACTTCGTGCATCAATGTGCCGTGCTTGCGGCGGGCATTATCGAAGAAAAAGCCTTTTCCATGCAAACGGAGCTGCAGACGGTCGTCAGGGGAAATCGAATTGATACGTGCCATCGTGATCTCTTCCGGACTGTCTTCATCCGATTTGGCTGCAGAAGGATGCCACCAGCTACCCAATTCAAAAACACCTGCCCGGGTATCGAAAGAAGATGGCAAAGAGACCAGTGTATCTCCTTCATGGGTATCGTATACTTCCACGTACAGACCTGCCCATAAAGCGTCTGCCATGGAAGAGATCTTTTCAATCTCACCGGTTTCCTCTTTAATCTTTTTCGGGCGGGGAGCAAACACGATCAGTTCGTCTTTGGAACGGGTGAAAGCTACGTACAGCGTATTCAGGTTATCGATAAAGGCATGCAGACGTTCACGGAAATAATCTTCCGCAAAGATGGTATTACCCAGCGACTGACTATAACGGACAGGTACCAGATGCAGCCGGTTGAACGGTTTCGTTTCGGGTTTGCACCACAGGATAACCGGCTTGCTGGGTTTATGGTCTATCTCCCAGTCGCCAAAGGGGATAATAACAACTTTGAATCCCAAACCTTTCGATTTATGGACGGTCAGGATACGGATAGCATTCTGTGCATCCGGAGTCGCTATTGTTTTACGATATCCCGTTTCATCCCACCATTTAAGGAAGCGGCTCAGGTCGGCACTTTCTTTCTGGGTATACTCGGATACCATATCGAGGAATGCCTGAACAAAGACTTGCTCATTCGCCTGAAAATCGCCGGAGAAGAGACGGAAAAGTCCTTCCGATATTTCATACAACGACTGACGGGAAAGAGCTTGTAACTCAGCAACCATCTCCGGAGGAAATACATTTTCGGATGTGTTGACGGAATAAGCTACCGAATGGTTCACCTCTTCTTCCGCCCCTTTCAGGATCCGGTAAGAATACAAGGCAGTCTGTTCGTTGATCTTATCTTCCGGGTTCCGCAGATAACGAAGCAGGGCAATCATAAAACGGACAGCCGGCGATCCACTGACAAACAGGGCTTCATCGGAGATTATATCATAATGATAGCGGTCGGACGGATTGGCTTCCTTATAGGATAGCAGCTTATCCGCCACCATCGCTCCTTCCATATTGGTCCGGACCAGAATAGCGATATCCTTCAAGGCATAGCCGTTATCCTGCAACTGTTCGACCACACCGGGCAGACGTTCCAGGGCTTCCTCCTTCCAGTCTTTCTCTTCATCACCGGTCAGGAACTCAATCTTCACATGACCGTCTTTCTGCTGAAAAGGCGGAGGTACCTGCTGATAACTTTTCGTATAAGCGGACATGATCTTCGTCAGATAAGCATTGCGCTGCTCTTCACTCAACGAGGAGGTCAGCAGCGTTTCATTGTAAACGCTTTGCAGGACACCGGGGAGAGCGGTAAAAAATGTATTATTAAATTCTACGATATTCCGGCAACTGCGCCAGTTCTCTTTCAATGTTTCTTCGCACACTTCCTCTGCCGGGAAGTCTGCCTGCACCTGCTGGTCCAGCAGTTTCCAGTCGGAGTTACGGAAACGGTAGATACTCTGCTTCACGTCCCCCACAATCAGGTTGGTACGGTCATGCGCCAGGCTTTCTTCTATCAGCGGACGGAAGTTATTCCATTGCATGCCGCTGGTATCCTGGAACTCGTCGATCATATAATGATCCACATGCGTACCGGTCTTCTCATAGATAAACGGGGCATCGCTTCCGCCGATCACCTTATTCAACAGTTCCGTCGTATCGGCGATCAGCATGACATTCTTATCTTCGCGGTAAGAGGCGATCTGACGGGAGACATCCGTCAGGATTCCCAATGTATAATAATAACGGACAATTTCGCGAGCGGTATTATAAGCAGTCAGGTTGGAGAATAGGGCGATGATCTTCTTGATGCAATCATTCAGCCCCTCTTCAAATACGCAGCCGATAATCTGGCGCGTCCCCAGCGGAGTCGTTTTAGTGAAACAGCCCTCCAGGTTATCAGCCAGACCGATAAAAGTTGCGGTCGGCTCTTTCATTTCGCCTTTAGCCAGCCGGTCCAGCAAGGTAAGCGGAGAACGGCTTCCTCCTTTAAAATCGGTTGTACGGATGGCATACTTACTGAGCAACGCCAGTCCGCTTTCACCTAACCGTTTCGCTTCAGCCTCTACCGAACGGATAATACCGAACAGTTCATTTTTATAGTTTTCGAGTGCTTCCTTGTCACGGATATCTTTCGCCACTTCTTCACTGGAAGCTTTATAGCTTTCTTTAAAGACTTCACGGCTCAGTGACATAATGTCTTTGCGGAGGTTCCATTCTCCGCCGTTCTCTATTTTATCCTCGGCAAAACGAAGCAACCAGCCCAGCAGTTCCTTACTTTCCGGTTTCTCCAAATCTGCCAGCAGATTATCGACAGCGGTAGTCAGCACCAGCTCCTGGTCCATCTCGATTCCGTAACCGCCCTGCAAACCGATCTCACGGGTAAAGGCCCGCATGGTCTGCTGGAAAAAGCGGTCGATCGTACTTATATTGAACGCTGAATAATCGTGAAGGATATCGATCAATATCTTGGCTGCCTGTTTACGTACCTGTTCTTCTGTCAATGAATAGGTGGAACACAATGATTCCACATAGTCGGACTTCCGGCCGGACGAGAGATTGTAAAGTTCCTCTACAATACGGCTTTTCATCTCATCGGTAGCCTTGTTGGTAAATGTTACCGCCAGGATACGACGATAAGCGCCCGGCCCGGCAAACAATAGGGTCAGGTATTCACCGGTCAGTTTATGGGTCTTACCCGCTCCGGCCGAAGCTCTGTAAACAGTCAGCATACTATTTTATTTCTTATATGACGCGGCTTTTCGTGTAGCCTTCCTTTTGTAATATCTCAAGCACTTTCTGACGCAGATCACCTTGTACGATGATCTCGCCGTCTTTAGCTGAACCTCCGACACCGCATTTGACCTTCAGGAATTTGCCCAATGCTTCCAGATCGTCGGTCATGCCGCGAAAGCCAGTAACCAATGTTACGGCTTTACCTCCCCGATTGCGTTTATCCAGTGAAATACGTAACAATTGCTTTTCTTTGGGAAGTGTATCTTCCTCTTCCTCATCTCCTGTATGATATTGAAAATCCGGATTGGTAGAATACATCACCCCCAAACGGTCTTTCCAGTCATTATTCTTCATAATCTATTCAATTTTATTCGGTTCAAAACTACAAATTAACGGCGGGATAAGCAAGATTACAAAGAATAATACATATCTTTGCTTGAAATAGACTGAATTTCATAGCGTCGTAAAATTTCATGATTGTGCGTATGAAAAGACTTTTTTTCATAGTATACCTGATACTATTAACCAGTCGTTCATTGTATGCCTTGCCACACGATAAAGACGATTATATCCTAGTAGTACACTCCATAAACTTCAGCGAAGTATGGACACAAGGTATTTATGAGGCGATCAATAACACTTTCGCCGAAGAGAGCATATCCGTAAAAGGGGAAGAACTCTCTATCCCTGCCATGAGAGACACGACAGACGTAAATAAGAAGGTTGAATTATTACGAAAGAAATACCCTGTCCCTCCTAAAGTGATCGTTTGTATAGGGGACCCGGCGTGGCTGGTTTGTCAACCTCTTTTCGATAAAGAATGGAAAAACGTTTCTACTATCATCTGCCATTCACAAGAGCTGATCCCGACACAAATAGAATATCTGCTGGACAGGGACCTGCAGACCATCCAGCACATGGCTTATACAGAAGATCAGATGAAAAGCTATAATGCAACCAGGTTAGTCCAGCCTCTATACATAAAAGAGACCATTGAAACAATTAAGAAACTGCAGCCCGAGTTGAATCGAATAGTCTTTATCAGGGACAACCGGTATATCAGTTTATACACCCAGAAAGAGCTCTCAAAGACAATGCAGGCAGACTTTCCTGATCTGAAACTGGAAATACTTTCCACCCCGGCTCTTTCTACCGAAAATCTACTGGATAGCCTGAGCCTTTGCGGAAAAGAAACTGGAATTATCTATTACTCCTGGTTCATATTCAAAAACACGCATGAAAACCATTATCTAATAGACAACGTACAAAAGATGACCAACAGCTTCTCCCAACCGCCGGTATATATTTTAGCAGACCTGAATATCGAAACCGGAAACTTTGCGGGCGGACATTACATCTCAGAAAATGACTTCAGCAAGTCCGTTATTGCTACTGTCCGGTTGATATTGGAGGGGACAGAGGCACGAAACATCTTAACCCATATCGGAGGAACAGCTCATACACATCTGAACTATCAGCATTTGTTGAGCCACAGCATCGAACCATCCCATTTTCCGATCAATGCTATTTACTACCAGCAGCCGCCTACCTTTTTCCAAAAATACAAGATACATCTATTCAGCGGATTTGCCATCATCTGCCTGCTGATAACAATTGCCGTACTGCGTTTCCGCCTCTATTTCCAAAAACTGAAACGGGAGGAAGAACGACGGGAAAAAGAAAAAGCAGAAGAAGCCAACCGTCTTAAATCTGCTTTCCTGGCTAATATGAGCCACGAAATACGCACTCCGCTCAACGCAATCGTAGGCTTTTCCAACCTGATCGCCCATTCGGAAAGTCCGGAAGATACTGCCGAATTTTGCCAGATCATAGAAACCAACAACGAGCTATTGCTACAATTGATCAACGATATACTGGATTTATCAAAGATAGAAGCCGACCAACTGGAATTCACCTTTACCAATATCGATGTATCGGCGCTGCTTGCCACACTGGCACAAACTTTCAAGAGCCGAACCAAACAAGGGGTTATACTGGAATATTCCATCCCGGAACAACCTTGCTTCATCTACTCGGAAAAGACCCGTTTAACACAAGTCATAACCAACTTCCTGACCAATGCCTGCAAATTCACCATGGAAGGAAGTATCAAAATGGGATACGAAGAGACAACAGACGGACTGCGCTTTTATGTTACCGACACGGGAAAGGGCATCTCCGATGAAAATATCCCGCACGTATTCGAGCGGTTTGCCAAATTCGACAATTTTATTCAGGGAACAGGATTGGGATTATCTATCTGTATGACGATTGTAAAACGCCTGAACGGAGAGATCGGCGTGGAATCGAAAGAGGGGAAAGGAAGTACTTTCTGGTT
This is a stretch of genomic DNA from Parabacteroides chongii. It encodes these proteins:
- a CDS encoding RNA polymerase sigma-70 factor, coding for MEFEDLYKRFYRKSFLFTMSYIHNEMAAEDIASEVLIRLWTEIRRGGINNPDAFLLTLLKNRSLDYLKHEAVKEEAFSNMKTAHQEELDMRISMLESCDPEEVFTTEIQLIIRNTLATFPEQTQLIFEMSRFDNKTNKEIADKLKLSVKSVEYHITKVLKALRISLKDYLPLFYFFFFFK
- a CDS encoding biotin--[acetyl-CoA-carboxylase] ligase → MSDENEIPRMIRLEETTSTNNYLRGLVGKEPLPEGSVVVTNFQTAGRGQVGNTWESEGGKNLMFSIILYPDFLPANRQFLISQITALSVKETLDEYVDDVTVKWPNDIYWRDRKICGMLIENDLSGRELYCSVLGIGININQREFLSDAPNPVSLTQITGLEYDREEILNKFRKRLYERYVDLIREKEDDIRNDYRIALYRGSGFHPYRDENGLFEACIKGVELTGHLILELRDGELRRYAFKEVTMVHTDADLNL
- a CDS encoding MmcQ/YjbR family DNA-binding protein — its product is MNIEEAREYCLSLKNVTECFPFDDVSLVFKVENKMFALLPLDAEEPYVALKCSTDYTEELRDRYNAVEPAYHFNKKYWNGVFLERDMPDDEIRYWIQHSYREVIAKLPKKIREMYNE
- a CDS encoding YraN family protein is translated as MAEQNDLGKDGEARARDYLIRQGYTILHTNWRWHHYELDIVAMKEGELIVVEVKTRSEDYLLSPEEAVDNKKIRRIVAAADAYVRYFNLEMPVRFDIITLVKGKEGFQIEHIDDAFYAPCR
- a CDS encoding nucleoside deaminase, whose protein sequence is MNPFNDEYFMKQALVEARAAADEGEVPVGAVVVCNNQIIARAHNQTERLNDPTAHAEMLAITAAVSVLGAKYLTGCSLYVTVEPCIMCAGAIGWSQLSTIVYGASDEKRGYQAYAPKAFHPKAVVKKGVMEKECTEEMQKFFRQRR
- the fic gene encoding protein adenylyltransferase Fic, whose protein sequence is MTNNAKISIRFFNDREVRAVWDEDNNKWWFSVLDIVAVLMGHDDYTKTRNYWKYLKSKLKREKNELVSTTNQLKLAAADGKKYLTDTLDSEGVISLAKYFPNNKATKFLDWFTYSDNSIDGQSKKKAYSFFESNLISEAEVGTAKSLQKIHAYLFGGLYDFAGQIRQKNISKGGFQFAVSHFLGSTLRLIEEMPENTFEEIVDKYVEMNIAHPFMEGNGRSTRIWLDLLFKKHLKQCVDWSLINKKDYLNAMVKSSTDSTLLKHLLKNALTDKINDRELFMKGIDYSYYYEENE
- a CDS encoding DUF4834 family protein, producing MFKFLFVMFFFFILLVFLMGFSILRTFKNMLFGSGSSNTKKGEQRRQTSSYSSGQHHSNTAEDDYISVNRKKIFTKDEGEYVDFEEVK
- the pssA gene encoding CDP-diacylglycerol--serine O-phosphatidyltransferase, yielding MNIRKHIPNTITCMSLVSGCIATVMALQGNLLWAAIWIIIAAVFDFMDGFAARLLKAYSPMGKELDSLSDMVSFGVAPGMIVFWMLSQAGLPLGEIGRYIPYLAFVIPAFSGLRLAKFNIDERQTTSFIGMPVPAHALFWASAGYSLAPLAQVKPVLFIVVTLVVALATSLLLVSEIPMFSLKIKSVAWKGNERRYILVGCAVLFVALFGMLGIAGTILLYILLSIFNKR
- a CDS encoding phosphatidylserine decarboxylase family protein, which codes for MKVHKEGTGLLLTLFTVLFVVNVALYHTVGKGILFYTVATISTILFLLILNFFRSPFRRFPYDSEGLVIAPADGTIVAIEEVMENEILHRQCLQISIFMSVFNVHANWFPVNGTVKHVSHNNGRFMAAYLPKSSTENERSAVVITTKNGVDVLARQIAGALARRIVTYAKVGEKCHVDEQMGFIKFGSRVDVYLPVGTEVLIEMDQKVTGNQTPIARLSKCPCE
- a CDS encoding UvrD-helicase domain-containing protein, with protein sequence MLTVYRASAGAGKTHKLTGEYLTLLFAGPGAYRRILAVTFTNKATDEMKSRIVEELYNLSSGRKSDYVESLCSTYSLTEEQVRKQAAKILIDILHDYSAFNISTIDRFFQQTMRAFTREIGLQGGYGIEMDQELVLTTAVDNLLADLEKPESKELLGWLLRFAEDKIENGGEWNLRKDIMSLSREVFKESYKASSEEVAKDIRDKEALENYKNELFGIIRSVEAEAKRLGESGLALLSKYAIRTTDFKGGSRSPLTLLDRLAKGEMKEPTATFIGLADNLEGCFTKTTPLGTRQIIGCVFEEGLNDCIKKIIALFSNLTAYNTAREIVRYYYTLGILTDVSRQIASYREDKNVMLIADTTELLNKVIGGSDAPFIYEKTGTHVDHYMIDEFQDTSGMQWNNFRPLIEESLAHDRTNLIVGDVKQSIYRFRNSDWKLLDQQVQADFPAEEVCEETLKENWRSCRNIVEFNNTFFTALPGVLQSVYNETLLTSSLSEEQRNAYLTKIMSAYTKSYQQVPPPFQQKDGHVKIEFLTGDEEKDWKEEALERLPGVVEQLQDNGYALKDIAILVRTNMEGAMVADKLLSYKEANPSDRYHYDIISDEALFVSGSPAVRFMIALLRYLRNPEDKINEQTALYSYRILKGAEEEVNHSVAYSVNTSENVFPPEMVAELQALSRQSLYEISEGLFRLFSGDFQANEQVFVQAFLDMVSEYTQKESADLSRFLKWWDETGYRKTIATPDAQNAIRILTVHKSKGLGFKVVIIPFGDWEIDHKPSKPVILWCKPETKPFNRLHLVPVRYSQSLGNTIFAEDYFRERLHAFIDNLNTLYVAFTRSKDELIVFAPRPKKIKEETGEIEKISSMADALWAGLYVEVYDTHEGDTLVSLPSSFDTRAGVFELGSWWHPSAAKSDEDSPEEITMARINSISPDDRLQLRLHGKGFFFDNARRKHGTLMHEVLSQIRTRKDIPSAVGSYRLAGIINKEEAESLVIRLEELLNTPEVFPWYDGTARVLNEVDILFGKGLSKRPDRVMISDDKVIVIDYKFGEIQDKRHHNQVKNYMKLINQMGYERVEGCLWYVELEKIEAIKN
- a CDS encoding translation initiation factor, which encodes MKNNDWKDRLGVMYSTNPDFQYHTGDEEEEDTLPKEKQLLRISLDKRNRGGKAVTLVTGFRGMTDDLEALGKFLKVKCGVGGSAKDGEIIVQGDLRQKVLEILQKEGYTKSRVI
- a CDS encoding sensor histidine kinase, giving the protein MKRLFFIVYLILLTSRSLYALPHDKDDYILVVHSINFSEVWTQGIYEAINNTFAEESISVKGEELSIPAMRDTTDVNKKVELLRKKYPVPPKVIVCIGDPAWLVCQPLFDKEWKNVSTIICHSQELIPTQIEYLLDRDLQTIQHMAYTEDQMKSYNATRLVQPLYIKETIETIKKLQPELNRIVFIRDNRYISLYTQKELSKTMQADFPDLKLEILSTPALSTENLLDSLSLCGKETGIIYYSWFIFKNTHENHYLIDNVQKMTNSFSQPPVYILADLNIETGNFAGGHYISENDFSKSVIATVRLILEGTEARNILTHIGGTAHTHLNYQHLLSHSIEPSHFPINAIYYQQPPTFFQKYKIHLFSGFAIICLLITIAVLRFRLYFQKLKREEERREKEKAEEANRLKSAFLANMSHEIRTPLNAIVGFSNLIAHSESPEDTAEFCQIIETNNELLLQLINDILDLSKIEADQLEFTFTNIDVSALLATLAQTFKSRTKQGVILEYSIPEQPCFIYSEKTRLTQVITNFLTNACKFTMEGSIKMGYEETTDGLRFYVTDTGKGISDENIPHVFERFAKFDNFIQGTGLGLSICMTIVKRLNGEIGVESKEGKGSTFWFTIPCEVHHENTVTSESVQ